A stretch of Clostridium sp. BJN0001 DNA encodes these proteins:
- a CDS encoding 6-hydroxymethylpterin diphosphokinase MptE-like protein yields MALDIEISKDNYKILRVDSCGKKIYIGSKYNQKREIKKFVDSVWPITYNDIFIILGLSLGEHIEEIQKYTELNQKILIVEFNKELIQYCRSDKKIAEILNKSGIKITNSIKEVDDFFQNYVNKSNVNFVKVNTYCKYANIFWNEYEHIYSHIKSSIFNIVINRNTLNILGNKYFENFLGNIKYIAKNPEINILKDKYKNKPAVIVSAGPSLSKNVNLLRNIDNTLILTGGRTIKTLMERNIHPSLLGIVDPTDKSYEIVKDVIEKVDYPLYFNDVTPTYVLLHHKRKKIYSLQNQFLNDILKKDIPSLYGGGSIAHSLTEVALYIGCNPIIYIGQDLAYTNDLEHDNSARNPGSDAKHRIYKRNDDIYVDDIYGNKVRTSLVLNSYRENLEKIISENPSISFINATEGGSNIKGTEIHTLSEVLKKIKKEKIISIDQYLDNINDVDYSKMICEYLKNTLKECTEFYKLCEDGKNNLNKCKVMYGNNLYKKYEEKFLLLHKKIQSKIHNLIVFDALLSKVIYEVEGNNKYAVIFSDSPIEKFQKKYNMAFDLYSNVQKVIEKYSPQIENIIKDLEKIN; encoded by the coding sequence ATGGCATTAGATATAGAAATTTCTAAAGATAATTATAAAATTTTAAGAGTAGACTCATGCGGTAAAAAAATTTATATTGGAAGCAAATATAATCAAAAAAGAGAGATAAAAAAATTTGTAGACTCAGTGTGGCCTATAACGTATAATGATATATTTATTATTTTGGGATTAAGTTTAGGAGAGCATATAGAAGAAATTCAAAAATATACTGAATTAAATCAAAAAATATTAATAGTAGAATTTAATAAGGAACTTATACAGTATTGTAGAAGTGATAAAAAAATTGCTGAGATTTTAAATAAATCTGGAATTAAAATAACTAATTCAATAAAAGAAGTAGATGATTTTTTTCAAAATTATGTTAATAAATCAAATGTTAATTTTGTAAAAGTTAATACATATTGTAAATATGCTAATATTTTTTGGAATGAATATGAACATATATATAGTCATATAAAAAGTTCTATATTTAATATTGTAATTAACAGAAATACATTAAATATATTAGGAAATAAATATTTTGAAAATTTTCTTGGAAATATTAAATATATTGCAAAAAATCCTGAAATAAATATTCTTAAAGATAAATATAAGAATAAACCTGCAGTAATTGTTTCAGCAGGTCCTTCATTAAGTAAAAATGTTAATCTTTTAAGGAATATAGATAATACACTTATATTAACAGGTGGAAGAACAATAAAGACACTTATGGAACGTAATATACATCCTAGCCTTTTAGGAATAGTTGATCCAACAGACAAATCATATGAAATTGTAAAAGATGTTATTGAAAAAGTAGATTATCCACTCTATTTTAATGATGTTACGCCTACATATGTATTGCTTCATCATAAAAGAAAAAAAATATATTCATTACAGAATCAATTTTTAAATGATATTTTGAAAAAAGATATACCATCTCTTTATGGAGGTGGATCTATTGCACATAGTCTTACTGAAGTGGCGTTATATATTGGATGTAATCCTATTATTTATATAGGACAGGATTTAGCATATACAAATGATCTAGAACATGATAATTCGGCAAGAAATCCAGGAAGTGATGCGAAACATAGAATTTATAAGAGAAATGATGATATATATGTTGACGATATATATGGAAACAAGGTAAGGACAAGTTTGGTTCTTAATTCTTATAGAGAAAATCTAGAAAAAATAATTTCTGAGAATCCAAGTATAAGTTTTATAAATGCAACAGAAGGTGGATCTAATATAAAGGGTACTGAGATACATACACTATCTGAAGTACTTAAAAAAATAAAAAAAGAGAAGATTATTTCGATAGATCAATATCTTGATAATATTAATGATGTAGATTATTCTAAAATGATTTGTGAATATTTAAAAAATACATTAAAAGAATGTACAGAATTTTATAAACTTTGTGAAGATGGCAAAAACAATTTAAACAAGTGTAAAGTTATGTATGGTAATAATTTATATAAAAAGTATGAAGAAAAATTTTTATTACTCCATAAAAAAATTCAAAGTAAGATTCACAATTTAATAGTTTTTGATGCTCTATTATCAAAGGTTATATATGAGGTTGAAGGAAATAATAAATATGCAGTTATTTTTAGTGATTCTCCTATAGAAAAATTTCAAAAAAAATATAATATGGCATTTGATTTATATAGCAATGTACAGAAAGTTATAGAAAAATATTCACCACAAATAGAAAATATTATAAAAGATTTAGAAAAAATAAATTGA
- the pseB gene encoding UDP-N-acetylglucosamine 4,6-dehydratase (inverting), with translation MFNNSIILITGGTGSFGHKFAERILKEYNPKKIIIYSRDEFKQDNMAKEFRLKYPEKYQKLRFFIGDVRDKERLYRAFKDVDYVIHAAAMKQVPACEYNPFEAIKTNIHGAQNIVDAAIDCNVKKVVALSTDKAVNPINLYGGTKLVSDKLFISGNAYSAGHGTVFSVVRYGNVAGSRGSVIPFFKSLLESGKKVLPVTDYRMTRFFITLDQGVDLVFKALKESKGGETYISKIPSFKISDLAKAMNPDGDMQEVGIREGEKLHEVMITRDDSRMTYEYDKHYIIYPHFNWWNSQKNMTPGGKPVEEGFEYNSATNKEWLSVADLKKILNDSDF, from the coding sequence GTGTTTAATAATTCAATTATTTTAATAACAGGTGGGACAGGTTCTTTTGGACATAAGTTTGCTGAAAGAATTTTAAAGGAATATAACCCTAAAAAAATAATAATTTACTCACGAGATGAGTTTAAACAAGATAATATGGCAAAAGAGTTTAGACTTAAATATCCTGAAAAATATCAAAAATTAAGATTTTTTATTGGTGATGTAAGAGATAAAGAAAGACTTTATAGGGCATTTAAAGATGTAGATTATGTAATTCATGCAGCAGCTATGAAACAGGTTCCTGCATGTGAATATAATCCGTTTGAAGCTATAAAAACTAATATTCATGGTGCTCAGAATATAGTTGATGCTGCAATTGACTGTAATGTAAAAAAAGTAGTTGCACTTTCAACAGATAAGGCTGTTAACCCTATTAATTTATATGGTGGTACTAAGCTTGTATCTGATAAATTATTTATATCAGGAAATGCGTATTCAGCAGGTCATGGAACAGTATTTTCTGTTGTAAGATATGGAAATGTTGCTGGAAGCAGGGGATCTGTAATACCATTTTTTAAATCGCTTCTTGAAAGCGGAAAAAAAGTTTTGCCAGTTACTGATTATAGAATGACAAGATTTTTTATAACACTTGATCAAGGCGTAGATTTGGTATTTAAAGCTTTAAAAGAGTCAAAAGGCGGAGAAACTTATATTTCAAAAATTCCTTCATTTAAAATATCAGATTTAGCTAAAGCTATGAATCCTGATGGGGATATGCAGGAAGTTGGAATAAGAGAAGGTGAAAAGCTTCATGAAGTCATGATAACTAGGGATGATTCAAGAATGACTTATGAGTATGATAAGCATTATATAATTTATCCACATTTTAACTGGTGGAATTCACAGAAAAATATGACACCTGGTGGAAAACCTGTAGAAGAGGGATTTGAATATAATTCAGCAACAAATAAAGAGTGGCTTTCTGTAGCTGACTTAAAAAAGATTTTAAATGACAGTGATTTTTAA
- a CDS encoding ATP-grasp domain-containing protein: MNLLLTSIGKRVQLIKHLKKNFKVIGADAGELNAGRYFADKFYKIPKANEDTYINMLLKICKEEDIKVLIPLYEGEFEKLSEARKEFKNIGTLLLLSSKEILDICKDKKKTYTFFKNSDIKLPKVYNDEEIEGLIHNNNFDKLKFIIKPRDGMGSSSVFKAENKTELIFFKNYVKNCIVQEFISGDEYTVDVLVDFKGNPIYIVPRKRIEIRSGEVVKSATIKDKQIIDMTLKVIKKLNELRDKDEVSSVGPLTIQFIKTFDQKLFLLEINPRFGGGVPLSFEAGANYGQKIFDMVMEKKSEYCRDFNEKIMIRYEEAVFLN; encoded by the coding sequence ATGAATTTACTATTAACTTCTATAGGAAAAAGGGTACAGCTTATAAAACATTTAAAAAAAAATTTTAAAGTTATTGGTGCTGATGCAGGAGAATTGAATGCAGGAAGATATTTTGCAGATAAATTTTATAAAATACCAAAAGCAAATGAAGATACATATATAAATATGCTTTTAAAAATATGCAAAGAAGAAGATATAAAAGTTTTGATACCTTTATATGAAGGAGAATTTGAAAAACTTAGCGAAGCTAGAAAAGAATTTAAAAATATAGGAACACTACTTTTATTAAGTAGTAAAGAAATATTAGATATATGTAAAGATAAAAAGAAGACATATACATTTTTTAAAAATTCAGATATAAAGTTACCTAAAGTATATAATGATGAAGAAATAGAAGGCTTAATACATAATAATAATTTTGATAAATTAAAATTTATTATAAAGCCAAGAGATGGTATGGGAAGCAGCAGCGTTTTTAAAGCTGAGAATAAAACTGAACTGATATTCTTCAAGAATTATGTAAAAAATTGTATTGTTCAAGAGTTTATATCAGGGGATGAATATACTGTTGATGTACTTGTAGATTTTAAAGGAAATCCTATTTATATTGTTCCAAGAAAAAGAATTGAAATAAGAAGCGGTGAAGTTGTAAAGAGCGCTACTATAAAAGATAAACAGATAATAGATATGACATTAAAAGTTATAAAAAAATTAAATGAATTAAGAGATAAAGATGAAGTATCTAGTGTAGGCCCTCTTACAATACAGTTTATAAAGACATTTGATCAAAAGTTATTTCTTTTGGAAATAAATCCACGCTTTGGAGGTGGAGTACCACTTAGTTTTGAAGCGGGAGCTAACTATGGACAAAAGATATTTGATATGGTAATGGAAAAAAAGAGTGAATACTGCAGAGATTTTAATGAGAAGATTATGATTAGGTATGAGGAAGCTGTATTTTTAAATTAA
- a CDS encoding FkbM family methyltransferase, translating to MKKKVVLFGASELGKKAVNLLKEKYEIVYFCDNDIAKQGKKINNVLIISFNRLKEIYQDYEIIITSMYIKEISKQLKELKLRKISYFLLVNDDTYKIRTREKEEEKDVYSITYNNRKIKFYLPNRDEYIQGLIYDYSMFYEIKILEKIKEFDLKDKVIIDVGANIGNHSLYFAKVIDSLNVYSFEPNIKLRKIFEKNMKINNIDNKVFLKNCALSNEECYGNLEIIDKNNWGSNKIKYDKNGFIQVKTLDDIMLPLNKKIGLIKVDVEGMEYLVLKGAEKIIAKYRPILCVEILTEIKYKEITEYLKKYGYKKVFSFNCATYIFRKI from the coding sequence ATGAAAAAGAAAGTCGTTTTATTTGGTGCTTCAGAACTTGGTAAAAAAGCAGTTAATCTGTTAAAAGAGAAATATGAAATTGTATATTTTTGTGATAATGATATCGCTAAACAAGGCAAAAAGATTAACAATGTTTTAATAATTTCTTTTAATAGATTAAAAGAAATATATCAGGATTATGAAATAATAATAACTAGTATGTATATTAAAGAAATAAGTAAGCAATTAAAAGAATTAAAGTTAAGAAAAATTTCATATTTTTTACTAGTTAATGATGACACATATAAAATAAGGACAAGAGAAAAAGAAGAGGAAAAGGATGTATATTCAATAACGTATAATAACAGAAAAATAAAATTTTATTTACCAAATCGAGATGAATATATTCAAGGTTTAATTTATGATTATTCTATGTTTTATGAAATAAAAATATTGGAAAAAATTAAAGAATTTGATTTAAAAGATAAAGTCATAATAGATGTTGGAGCAAATATAGGTAATCATAGTTTGTATTTTGCTAAAGTTATAGATAGTTTAAATGTATATTCATTTGAACCTAATATTAAATTGAGAAAAATTTTTGAGAAGAATATGAAAATTAATAATATAGATAATAAAGTATTTCTTAAAAATTGTGCACTTTCAAATGAAGAATGTTATGGAAATTTAGAAATAATAGATAAAAATAATTGGGGATCAAATAAAATAAAATATGATAAAAATGGTTTTATACAAGTTAAGACTTTAGATGATATTATGTTACCTTTGAACAAAAAAATTGGATTAATAAAAGTTGATGTTGAAGGAATGGAATATTTAGTCTTAAAAGGTGCCGAAAAAATTATTGCTAAATATAGACCTATTTTATGTGTAGAAATTTTGACAGAAATTAAATATAAAGAGATAACTGAGTATTTGAAAAAATATGGATATAAAAAAGTATTTAGTTTTAATTGTGCTACATATATTTTTAGAAAAATATGA
- a CDS encoding glycosyltransferase, with the protein MKEKVILFGASNLGKVALQKLKNKYEILFFCDNSKEKWNTEFCNIKIISPMQLKDNFEGIRVIITSIYSNQIISQLEKMHIKKIDVFNYIHIFNDTRYTLKDIDGDKQLDNKNKKVEKIAFFVNGNIDFCKKIIDSLQKEYYVRICNINDEKDVLDCLNWCDLCWFEWCDILFQYCSNLKIIKSKKVIVRLHLYEIFEKKIYSMNWNIVDKIIFVADWVKEEFLTKIKIEKDKTIVIPNIFDYKEFEFKEKQKGYNIAIVGSIIAKKNIPAVIQLFYELYNINNNYKLYIASYKNEELSYRYIKGIIKKLHLEKSIILCGKIPHEKLSNWFSDKQYILSGSIVESQGLNILEGMACGLKPVINYFPGIECLYPEEYTYFSLRGFVDKFEKEKIESFKYRKFVEDNFRIEETMKRIKEVIRNL; encoded by the coding sequence ATGAAGGAAAAAGTCATTTTATTTGGAGCTTCAAATCTTGGTAAAGTAGCACTTCAAAAGTTAAAGAATAAATATGAAATATTATTTTTTTGTGATAATTCTAAAGAAAAATGGAATACAGAATTTTGCAATATAAAAATTATTTCTCCAATGCAATTAAAAGACAATTTTGAAGGTATACGAGTTATTATAACGAGTATATACTCAAATCAAATAATTTCACAGTTAGAAAAAATGCATATAAAAAAAATTGATGTTTTTAATTATATACATATTTTTAATGATACTAGATACACCCTGAAAGATATTGATGGTGATAAACAGCTAGATAATAAAAATAAAAAAGTAGAAAAAATTGCGTTCTTTGTTAATGGAAATATCGATTTCTGTAAAAAAATAATAGATAGTTTGCAAAAAGAATATTATGTTAGAATTTGTAATATTAATGATGAAAAAGATGTGTTAGATTGCTTAAACTGGTGCGATTTATGTTGGTTTGAATGGTGTGATATATTATTTCAATATTGTAGCAATCTGAAAATAATTAAAAGTAAGAAAGTTATAGTAAGATTACATTTATATGAGATTTTTGAAAAAAAAATTTATTCTATGAACTGGAATATAGTTGATAAAATAATTTTTGTAGCTGATTGGGTAAAAGAAGAGTTTTTAACAAAGATTAAAATTGAGAAAGATAAAACTATTGTTATACCTAATATATTTGATTATAAAGAATTTGAATTTAAAGAAAAACAAAAAGGGTATAATATAGCAATTGTTGGCTCCATCATAGCTAAGAAAAATATACCTGCTGTAATACAGTTATTTTATGAATTATATAATATTAATAACAATTATAAATTATATATAGCAAGTTATAAAAATGAGGAATTGAGTTATAGATATATTAAAGGAATTATAAAAAAATTACATCTAGAAAAAAGTATTATTTTATGTGGTAAAATTCCACATGAAAAATTATCAAATTGGTTTTCAGATAAACAATATATTTTAAGTGGTTCTATAGTTGAATCTCAGGGATTAAATATTCTTGAAGGAATGGCATGTGGATTAAAGCCAGTAATTAATTATTTTCCAGGAATTGAATGCTTATATCCGGAAGAATATACATATTTTTCATTAAGAGGTTTTGTTGATAAATTTGAAAAAGAGAAAATAGAAAGTTTCAAATATAGGAAATTTGTTGAAGATAACTTTAGAATTGAAGAAACTATGAAAAGAATAAAAGAAGTGATTAGAAATCTTTAA
- a CDS encoding glycosyltransferase family 2 protein, with the protein MKVSIVVTAYNIENYIEKCLQSLINQTYKDIEIIVVDDGSIDNTYKKIKRMQLMDKRIVMISQKNKGVQAARKKGFEFSNGEYFLLVDGDDYLEKECIAELVKCVSDNKYDFVYYNINIIKNNEKKQYVAQIDYKNSIDSDFLKIYMSSKSMQNGLYCKFIKKDFIIKNKINILSSSYSMGEDLLDTIILGLYKPKVYYLNKCLYNYVRHSDSITGSGKNKIQILDIFNYIDENFKLDKIEMYKEVYQYFKFNETFVPYCLLEQNNSVKKEVYIWWMKQKINIENNRLFKKYKMFYDSKLIEKMFYYNIDFELGYKMDKLIFQNNANNAKRLSIENDSHRVNDVKRIKMYNDLYESIFKLESYDILKEYLKENNIKNIILYGYSNLALYLKNRIKTYKFIKNVWIADGYTYCKNVINIQNNKDIFDISDIIFIIPIHAYERIYSILLMQNINQTKIVNINNVLKKEG; encoded by the coding sequence ATGAAAGTTAGTATAGTAGTAACTGCATATAATATTGAGAATTATATAGAAAAATGTTTACAAAGCTTGATTAATCAAACATATAAAGATATAGAAATTATAGTAGTTGATGATGGCTCAATAGATAATACATATAAAAAAATAAAAAGAATGCAACTTATGGATAAAAGAATTGTGATGATTTCACAAAAGAATAAAGGTGTACAGGCTGCTAGAAAAAAAGGATTTGAATTTTCAAATGGTGAGTATTTTTTACTTGTTGATGGAGATGACTATTTAGAAAAAGAATGTATAGCAGAATTAGTTAAATGTGTATCAGATAATAAATATGATTTTGTTTACTATAATATTAATATTATAAAAAATAATGAAAAAAAACAATATGTTGCTCAGATAGATTATAAAAATTCAATTGACAGTGATTTTCTTAAAATCTATATGTCATCAAAAAGTATGCAGAATGGACTTTATTGTAAATTTATAAAAAAAGATTTTATTATAAAGAATAAGATAAATATATTATCATCTAGTTACAGTATGGGCGAAGATCTTTTGGACACAATTATTTTAGGTTTATATAAACCAAAAGTATATTATTTAAATAAATGTTTATATAATTATGTAAGGCATAGCGATAGTATAACAGGAAGCGGGAAAAATAAGATTCAAATATTAGATATATTTAATTATATAGATGAAAATTTTAAATTAGATAAAATTGAGATGTATAAAGAAGTATATCAATATTTTAAATTTAATGAAACTTTTGTTCCATATTGTTTATTAGAGCAAAATAATAGTGTGAAAAAAGAAGTGTATATATGGTGGATGAAACAAAAGATTAATATTGAAAATAATAGATTATTTAAAAAGTATAAAATGTTTTATGATTCAAAATTAATTGAAAAAATGTTTTATTATAATATAGATTTTGAATTAGGATACAAAATGGATAAATTAATATTTCAAAATAATGCAAATAATGCAAAAAGATTATCTATTGAAAATGATAGCCATCGAGTAAATGATGTTAAAAGAATAAAAATGTATAATGATTTGTATGAAAGTATATTTAAATTGGAATCTTATGATATTTTAAAAGAATATCTTAAGGAAAATAATATTAAAAATATAATCTTATATGGATATTCAAATTTAGCATTATATTTAAAAAATAGAATTAAAACATATAAATTTATAAAAAATGTATGGATTGCAGATGGTTATACTTATTGCAAAAATGTTATAAATATTCAAAATAATAAAGACATTTTTGATATATCTGACATTATTTTTATTATCCCTATTCATGCATATGAAAGAATTTACTCTATACTTTTAATGCAAAACATAAATCAAACTAAAATAGTAAATATAAATAATGTTCTTAAGAAAGAAGGTTAA
- a CDS encoding glycosyltransferase family 2 protein, with amino-acid sequence MNFKVSVIMPVFNAEKYLEESIKSVLNQTYKNFEFIIINDGSTDSSLSIINKFKSMDNRIRVIDQKNNGIVYSLNKGISTAKGKYIARMDADDISLPNRIKNQVKYMETNQLKNWYLK; translated from the coding sequence ATGAATTTTAAAGTATCTGTTATTATGCCTGTATTTAATGCTGAAAAATATCTAGAAGAGAGTATTAAAAGTGTCTTAAATCAAACTTATAAAAATTTTGAATTTATAATTATTAATGATGGATCAACAGATTCATCATTAAGTATAATTAACAAATTTAAGAGTATGGACAATAGGATACGAGTAATTGATCAAAAAAATAATGGAATTGTTTATAGTTTAAACAAAGGTATAAGTACTGCAAAAGGAAAATATATTGCTAGAATGGATGCAGATGATATATCACTACCTAATAGAATAAAGAATCAAGTTAAATATATGGAAACGAATCAATTAAAAAATTGGTATCTAAAATAG
- a CDS encoding glycosyltransferase, which translates to MKILYLIDQYKPEYYSGAIKFAENIINHFANNNEIIIISYSQNIHTDAKKFSQILYWKEQIDGISCIKFYLNNKYINYELLNNEIYEFAVNLINKIDPDIIHFCHTRRVASFIKAAIDLNKKYLITFTDNFFVCPNLFLFTKDSQICNERHKDLICSKKCNYSSKIISENKKIVDKYVINASALITPSEFQKKIYEEYFNKEFIVINHGNLIPNKEIRLDDYPKQKLIFSFTANSEAHKGLMIAVAAFNSLTKNINAELYVYGYCDDSIRLLSGNKVIFKGQYNNSEVSKILKNVDFVLCPSIWYENYPFTITEALANDVPVIASNEGGMKELVKNCINGFTFEVGNYKDLARIIEFLYLNQNVIKFLKTNINKQHIQSIDDEIESYENIYSKCLNNQEIKIEKSSILSSVWKEMLMKKYRNINLQKYRPIIYDIAKKYNYYINDDKIYRFILRLNNMEQLLRNKHLKSLIIWGTGTSAKLTIQILRKLYKDINIDYVVDKFKEKGIFEDLQVKNVSYLQKHDFNYVFICTSPGKKDAIKLMDKLDKKINKNYNFGICVE; encoded by the coding sequence ATGAAAATACTATATTTGATAGATCAATATAAACCAGAATATTATTCTGGTGCTATAAAGTTTGCAGAAAATATTATAAATCATTTTGCAAATAACAATGAAATAATTATAATTTCATACTCTCAGAATATACATACTGATGCAAAAAAGTTTTCGCAAATACTATATTGGAAGGAGCAGATTGATGGAATTAGTTGCATAAAATTTTATTTAAATAATAAGTATATTAATTATGAATTATTAAATAATGAAATATATGAATTTGCTGTAAATTTAATAAACAAAATTGATCCAGACATTATTCATTTTTGTCATACAAGGAGAGTAGCGTCGTTTATAAAAGCAGCAATAGATTTAAATAAGAAATATTTAATTACATTTACTGATAATTTTTTTGTATGTCCCAATCTATTCTTATTTACTAAAGATAGTCAGATTTGTAATGAAAGGCATAAAGATTTAATATGTTCTAAAAAATGTAATTATTCATCAAAAATAATATCTGAAAATAAAAAAATTGTTGATAAATATGTAATAAATGCATCTGCACTTATTACACCATCTGAATTTCAAAAGAAAATATATGAAGAATATTTTAACAAAGAATTTATTGTTATAAACCATGGAAATTTAATACCAAATAAAGAAATAAGACTGGATGATTATCCAAAACAAAAATTAATTTTTTCTTTTACTGCAAATAGCGAAGCACATAAAGGTTTAATGATAGCTGTTGCAGCATTTAATAGTCTTACTAAAAATATTAATGCTGAACTTTATGTTTATGGATACTGTGATGATTCGATAAGACTGTTAAGCGGAAATAAAGTTATATTTAAAGGTCAATACAATAATAGTGAAGTTTCAAAAATTTTAAAAAATGTAGATTTTGTTTTATGTCCATCAATTTGGTATGAAAATTATCCATTTACTATTACAGAAGCTTTAGCAAATGATGTACCTGTAATTGCTAGTAATGAAGGCGGAATGAAAGAACTTGTAAAAAATTGTATAAATGGATTTACGTTTGAAGTTGGAAATTATAAAGATTTAGCTAGAATTATAGAATTTTTATATCTTAATCAAAACGTTATTAAATTTTTAAAGACCAATATTAACAAGCAGCATATTCAAAGCATTGATGATGAAATAGAAAGTTATGAGAATATATATAGTAAATGCTTAAATAATCAAGAAATAAAAATAGAAAAAAGTTCTATTTTAAGTTCTGTTTGGAAAGAAATGTTAATGAAAAAATATAGAAATATTAATTTGCAAAAATATAGACCAATAATTTATGATATAGCAAAAAAGTATAATTACTATATTAACGACGATAAAATATACAGATTTATTTTAAGATTAAATAATATGGAACAATTATTACGAAATAAACATTTAAAATCATTAATTATATGGGGAACAGGAACATCTGCGAAATTAACAATACAAATATTAAGAAAATTATATAAAGATATAAACATAGATTATGTAGTAGACAAATTTAAAGAAAAAGGTATTTTTGAAGATTTACAAGTTAAGAATGTCTCATATCTTCAAAAACATGATTTTAATTATGTTTTTATTTGTACTTCGCCAGGGAAAAAAGATGCAATAAAACTTATGGACAAGCTTGATAAGAAAATTAATAAAAATTATAATTTTGGAATATGTGTTGAATAA